In Runella sp. SP2, the genomic window ACAATAAATTGATTCGGATTGGCAAGGCTGGACAAAAAGGAATTTTAAATACAGGAACGTTTACCAATGCGCCCAATTCGCAAATCTTTATTACGATGGCGCTGAGGGCTGCAAGTAGTACGGCGAAAGGGATTGATAACCAAGGGACGTTTACCAATCAAACCTGTGCGACGATAGAATCAAGACCCGCTATTGTTAATACTTCTGGTACGTTTAACAATGAGGGGGCTATTACCAAACAAGAAGATGGTTTTACGGCGGTGAGTAATATTTCTAATAATACGGGAACAATTACCAACCAAGACTCCGATGCGTTTAATGTCGCGGGTACCAATACAACGTTTGTGTTTGCGATGACGAGTAGCAATGCAGCAATGTGTGTAGGCGAAACCCGTACCCTTACTACTTCAGCAAGTGGTGCAGTAACGTTCTCTGTAACTGGTCCAGCTACTTTATCGGGAAATACATTAACGGTTACTGGAGGGGGAGATATTACGATTACCGCAATCTATGCGCTTAATCCTAGCTGTTCGTTTACAGTTACTCAAACCATTACGGGCAAAGCCTTGCCAAACGCAGGAACGATTTCTCCATTGTCAGTTTGTGCTGGTAATACCATAACGCTTACTTCCAATGGTTTAGGGGGTGGTAGTTGGAGCGGAAATAATAACGCAGTAGCAACCGTTAATCCTACTACGGGTCAACTTACAGGCGTAAGTGCGGGTTTTGTTCAAGTTACTTATTTGGTAAGTAATAACGGTTGTTCAACTTCTACGACAACGACAGTTCAAGTAAAAGCATTGCCTACGCTTACAGTAACAGGAGGGCTGGTACCTAGCAGCCGCTGTCCTGTGTTAGAGCCAGTTTCTATGTATTCAACGGTAAGCTGTGGGACTGATAAAACAGCGATGTGGTACGATGCTCCAACGGGTGGCAGTACAGTGTTGGTGCCAAATCAGACACCTTTGGTGACAAAAGATTACTATGTAGCGTGTAAAGACGTCTTGACGGGTTGTGAAAGTGCTGAACGCGCAAAAATTACTTTTACAGCTTTACCAGTGGGAAGTACACCAACAAACGTTAGCTTAACGGCTGATGGACAAACAGTTCCAGTTGGACAATCGGCTAGTTTTTGTGATTTGGTAGGTGGAGAGATTACGTTTTCTAGCGCTTGTCCAAGTGGCCAACAGCTATTGATTTCGGTCGATGGTGCTGAATATTCGGCAACAATTCCAACCCAAATGGTGGATGGAAACAATCACAATTATCGGGTACGTTGCCAAGCAGGGACAGGTATTGAAGCCTGTCTAGGACCAGAGTCTGGTGCTATGACGCTGAGAATTTACCCAGCCCTCCCAAAGCCAACTGCTACAATTTCACCTTTAAGTATTTGTAGCTCAAGTGCATCTGTGCCGTTTTTATCAAATGCCAGTTGCGGAAATACCGTGACAATTTGGTACAATGCAGCAACGAACCAACCTGTAAACTTACCAAGTCAAACGCCAACAACGACCTCTTCGTACTACGTTAAATGCCAAAGTGCGGGTGGGTGTATGAGTGAAGCCAGTGATGTGGTTACTTTCACTGTTTATCAAGCAGGCGTAGCTCCAGTAGTGTCAGTGATTGGCGATGATAACCTATGTGCTGGCCAAACAGCTCGTTTGACAACCAATTGCCCTGCTGGCTCAACAGTGGTTTGGAATACGAGCGTAAACGGAGCTACACTTGAAGTAAGTTCTGCCACTATCTCAACGGCGTCATACAGCGCCAAATGTGTTTTGACGGGTGGTTGTGAGACACCAATGAGTGCTCCTAAGGTAATCAATTGGAGGGCATTTAGTCTGACTGTCTATAACGTTGGAAGTTCACAATCGGGTGTGAAGTCGGGAGCTGTGGTTACGAAATCGGATTGGAGTGCCAATTTTATCACACCAGATGCTGGACCAAGCCTTGAGAAAAGCACCCAAAACAACCCAACGGTTTACTACGTAGAAAATGTAAACAAAATTGCTCCTCGGTACTGGACGATAGAAGTAGAAACCTGTAATTTAGGCACTGACGGCTCAATAACGTATAATATGTCGGCGGCTCCCGAAACGGGCGTGGTGCGTTCGTACAATACCCACGAAAACAACGCTCCTTATTTTATGTACGCCAACCGTGATGGTTTCCGTGAACTTTACGCACAAAACCACCCTGCTTATGGGTTCTATCTTGACAATGGTAGCGGCGGAAATGTCTATGATGTAGGCTTACCCAAAGGTTCATACAAACTTGGTATTCGCTACTGGGATATGAAAGGATGGGGAAGTATTTACCCTTCTACTCGTCAGGCGCAGGGAAATGTGCTTGCCTATCAGGAATTCTGGTTTAGAATCCAATCAAAAGATGGTATTGGAGTAGGTGCTGCAAGAGAAGCGGCTGAAAGCTTGGCGACAGTAGAACAAAATGAACTCGCCGAAATCGCTCC contains:
- a CDS encoding T9SS type A sorting domain-containing protein gives rise to the protein MLVLLCWAAGQAWSAPNKSRRKVSLKEQNGTYTLKGNEVKVSNNEPWALIAPTAGGTIVPETFGVISVKKMTNPPVLDVYVWSGAISTDWHTAGNWLVNSAVATGTPNFGFLIGNHVQIPVVGNGRYPVVTANAGARSLTIAAGASVTVASGGKLRVSGSDVDGVTNGGTFTNNGTTELDSAFRDGFINQAGASLVNTATFSVAKGTGSRLKNSSTITNSGTFNVFGGLSLGFYNYSGAKLLNTTSAAVFNVESAKNGGVSNEGKIDNAGTLIVKSGDTGPQFINADSVINRVGATFEVKEHQDGILLDNKKYLLNEGTFRVKSGGNKGGVYNRNGAKLLNTATGSFWITGTTTTNLRNEGVIENNNLFETSYNADSAVVNNATGSITNNGIWTVQGSQFAIVNQGAISLGGSATFDISATGGSAIKNLNTFMTSTGCTLKISSASSSILNELNALFVNNCSTSFKYLGGPLMLNKGRFTHLNGSISAEAFTSFIKNEKYMSINVPVTFGSFGTTASGAFDNSDTLIVGSALARAWFNTNFFIKNSGYMTIDGAHNVNQVGNVIENSGKLILPSTFSINAFFIGSPIINSGTIQNDASLVFSNFGSPLLNNTGTFNNNGRVEGGRHQIGINNNGGTIVNAGVIEIDTVGSKGIDQFGTNPTFTNTATGKILLDMITTDGIGISTGTFTNNGEILIAQTDSLAFNGINNAATFINNKLIRIGKAGQKGILNTGTFTNAPNSQIFITMALRAASSTAKGIDNQGTFTNQTCATIESRPAIVNTSGTFNNEGAITKQEDGFTAVSNISNNTGTITNQDSDAFNVAGTNTTFVFAMTSSNAAMCVGETRTLTTSASGAVTFSVTGPATLSGNTLTVTGGGDITITAIYALNPSCSFTVTQTITGKALPNAGTISPLSVCAGNTITLTSNGLGGGSWSGNNNAVATVNPTTGQLTGVSAGFVQVTYLVSNNGCSTSTTTTVQVKALPTLTVTGGLVPSSRCPVLEPVSMYSTVSCGTDKTAMWYDAPTGGSTVLVPNQTPLVTKDYYVACKDVLTGCESAERAKITFTALPVGSTPTNVSLTADGQTVPVGQSASFCDLVGGEITFSSACPSGQQLLISVDGAEYSATIPTQMVDGNNHNYRVRCQAGTGIEACLGPESGAMTLRIYPALPKPTATISPLSICSSSASVPFLSNASCGNTVTIWYNAATNQPVNLPSQTPTTTSSYYVKCQSAGGCMSEASDVVTFTVYQAGVAPVVSVIGDDNLCAGQTARLTTNCPAGSTVVWNTSVNGATLEVSSATISTASYSAKCVLTGGCETPMSAPKVINWRAFSLTVYNVGSSQSGVKSGAVVTKSDWSANFITPDAGPSLEKSTQNNPTVYYVENVNKIAPRYWTIEVETCNLGTDGSITYNMSAAPETGVVRSYNTHENNAPYFMYANRDGFRELYAQNHPAYGFYLDNGSGGNVYDVGLPKGSYKLGIRYWDMKGWGSIYPSTRQAQGNVLAYQEFWFRIQSKDGIGVGAAREAAESLATVEQNELAEIAPNPVSQTLYLKVKNVKGVSVNLDLMDISGRKVLGRSFVPESNQHQEEFDVSQMVNGMYFLRINAGAKQTTLKVLKMSK